Genomic DNA from Nonomuraea rubra:
TGCTCGGTGAGGTAGGCCGCGAGCGCGGTGACCGGGTTGTCCGGGGCGGAGGTCACCCGCTCCGGATCCAGCTTCCTGACCACGGCCTCCATCTCCTCGGGGTGGGTCATCAGCCTGCCGTAGAGGGGATTGCCGTCCAGCTCGGCGAGCGTGGCGTGCAGGAAGGCGCGCAGTCCGGCGCGGGTGTCGGGCTCCTTGCGCAGCGCACCGTCGATGACCCTGCTCTTGACCTCGGCCATCTGGGCGAGCATCAGCTCCAGGTAGAGCGCCTCCTTGGAGTCGAAGAAGACGTAGAAGGTGCTCTTGGCGATCCCGGTCCCGGCGACCAGGTCTTCCAGGGAGGTCTTGCGCAGCCCCTGGGTGGTGAACAACCGCAGGCCGTTGTCCAGGAGCAGCCGCGTGATGCGCGTCTTCTCCGCGGCCGAGAAGGCGGGAGGCATGAGGTGCACCTTCCGATGGTCGAAACATATCGATCAAATGTTTTCACGTTCCGCGACGAGAACGGACCAGGGTCAGAACGTGCTGCTCCTGGGCCGGGTCGAACCACTGGGCCGGGGACGGGGTGTCCGGCCGCGGGGCGGGGTCGCCTTCGCGCTGCAGCCAGGCCCAGGTGTCGGCCAGGGTGTCGCGGAGAGGCCGGAGGGTGAGCCCGGCCGCCAGCGCGGCGGAGACGCCGGCGTCGTGCAGGCCCGTCGGGCAGGGGTTGCCGGGGTAGCGCAGCCCGAACTCCATGCCGAGCGGGAAGTTCTCCCGCTCCAGCAGCTCCGCGGGCGCCCACACCAGCTCGGCCTCGGATCCGATCACCTGCGAAGCCGTGGCGAGCAGCTCGCCGATCGTGGTGTGCCCGGCCGGTCCGGCGAGGTTGAACGCCCCGCCGGTGCCGCGTTCGGCCGCCGTCAGCATCCAGGCCGCCAGGTCGATCGCGTCGATGTACTGCAGGGCCGCGTCGGCCGGTCCCGGGGCGAGCACGGGCCCGCCGCGTTCGAGCCGCCGCAGCCACCAGGGGATCCGCCCGACATCCTCGTACGGGCCGAGGATCATGCCCGCCCTGGCCAGCAGGGCATGCTCGCCGAACGCCTCGGCCACGGCCAGCTCGCCGCCACGCTTGGCCGCGGCGTAGTCGGTGGCGTCCTGGCTGCCGGGATCACCGGCCACGAGCGGCGCGCTCTCGTCGGCTCCGGCCGGCCAGGGCCAGGCGTAGACGGCGCGGCT
This window encodes:
- a CDS encoding TetR/AcrR family transcriptional regulator, coding for MPPAFSAAEKTRITRLLLDNGLRLFTTQGLRKTSLEDLVAGTGIAKSTFYVFFDSKEALYLELMLAQMAEVKSRVIDGALRKEPDTRAGLRAFLHATLAELDGNPLYGRLMTHPEEMEAVVRKLDPERVTSAPDNPVTALAAYLTEQSDDLAGDDPEVIVGILQAVLMMPLHRDRLASPDLYPKILDRLIDIIATGLTRPER
- a CDS encoding NAD-dependent epimerase/dehydratase family protein, which encodes MRVLVMGGTHHVGRAVVEVALRRGDTVTTLNRGQSRPPAPGVEALVADRTDPGAVRQALGGRSWDAVIDTWAWAPSVVRDSAQLLAGRAEHYGYVSSRAVYAWPWPAGADESAPLVAGDPGSQDATDYAAAKRGGELAVAEAFGEHALLARAGMILGPYEDVGRIPWWLRRLERGGPVLAPGPADAALQYIDAIDLAAWMLTAAERGTGGAFNLAGPAGHTTIGELLATASQVIGSEAELVWAPAELLERENFPLGMEFGLRYPGNPCPTGLHDAGVSAALAAGLTLRPLRDTLADTWAWLQREGDPAPRPDTPSPAQWFDPAQEQHVLTLVRSRRGT